One segment of Triticum aestivum cultivar Chinese Spring chromosome 2A, IWGSC CS RefSeq v2.1, whole genome shotgun sequence DNA contains the following:
- the LOC123190125 gene encoding acyl-acyl carrier protein thioesterase TE3, chloroplastic — MYGQIWRLVPYACSPLPPIRAGAGRGGWPAGRPAPLRRPALASASTSTRGLCRPLAVSAQSASLDAGLRVDKFFEVEMKVRDYELDQYGVVNNAIYASYCQHGRHELLESVGISADAVARSGESLALSEMHLKYFAPLRSGDKFVVKVRLASIKGIRMIFEHCIEKLPNHELIVEAKATAVCLNKDYRPTRVSPEFLSRLQLFSSMDNSG; from the exons ATGTACGGCCAGATTTGGCGCCTCGTCCCCTACGCCTGCTCGCCGCTCCCGCCGATCCGCGCCGGGGCGGGAAGGGGCGGCTGGCCGGCCGGTCGCCCCGCGCCGCTCCGCAGGCCGGCGctcgcctccgcctccacctccacccgagGCCTATGCCGCCCCCTCGCCGTCTCCGCCCAGTCGGCCAGCCTCGACGCCGGTTTGAG AGTGGATAAGTTTTTCGAAGTTGAGATGAAGGTGCGCGACTATGAACTCGACCAGTACGGAGTTGTCAATAATGCTATCTATGCTAGCTACTGCCAACATG GCCGTCATGAGCTACTTGAGAGCGTAGGAATAAGTGCAGATGCAGTAGCTCGCAGCGGTGAGTCACTGGCCCTCTCTGAGATGCACCTCAAGTACTTCGCGCCTTTGAGA AGTGGTGATAAATTTGTCGTCAAGGTGAGGCTTGCAAGCATCAAAGGTATAAGGATGATATTCGAGCACTGCATTGAGAAGCTGCCCAACCACGAG TTGATTGTGGAAGCAAAGGCGACAGCTGTTTGTCTTAACAAGGACTACCGCCCTACCCGTGTGTCTCCAGAGTTTCTGTCCAGGCTACAGCTGTTTTCATCCATGGACAATAGTGGTTAA